The Streptomyces sp. NBC_00670 genome window below encodes:
- a CDS encoding sensor histidine kinase, which translates to MRRRARRGLLGTPRRLRLGTRLALGVGALSLVVFAVVGTALTMYMRQYQERQLAEQMKLVQVVQTKDAKVHGTVERRPYYGWYTAVYEVKDGHAELRRPADVPADTDALAAVAEAQPASGSEHLTRTARIPGEGTYLLRACPVEHGVVLVSAAPLADVQATTRRLITVQVVTFAAALLALVVAGRAVLRRGLKPLSDLAATAHDITSHDLTDSGRLPVRADGRSGAPEIEELRSAFNTMLEHIDGSLAVRAEAERRLRRFVADASHELRTPLMSVRGYADLFQYAPAHSPEERDRHLARLRAEAARMGVLLDDLLLLARLDAAEVEAPLRVEETDLVELVRRAADAFRASHPDRPLTVTAGPGELRLRLDPGRIRQVVDNLLTNAAVHTPPGTEVSVGVSVETPRPAKTPVPAPRQAPHPAPARTPADAPGGHGVTGTAPGPVTAPAGPGTAVVRVTDAGPGIPAADRGRIFDRFYRVDKARSRDRGGSGLGLAVVRSLVEAHGGTVDVTGGPGATTFTLRIPLTA; encoded by the coding sequence GTGAGACGCCGGGCGCGCCGCGGGCTGCTGGGGACGCCCCGGCGGCTCCGCCTCGGCACCCGGCTCGCGCTGGGCGTGGGCGCGCTGTCGCTGGTGGTGTTCGCGGTGGTCGGCACGGCGTTGACGATGTACATGCGGCAGTACCAGGAGCGTCAGCTCGCCGAGCAGATGAAGCTGGTGCAGGTCGTGCAGACCAAGGACGCCAAGGTGCACGGCACGGTGGAGCGGCGGCCGTACTACGGCTGGTACACCGCCGTGTACGAGGTGAAGGACGGCCACGCCGAGCTGCGCCGCCCCGCCGACGTGCCCGCCGACACCGACGCCCTCGCGGCCGTCGCCGAGGCGCAGCCGGCCTCCGGCTCCGAGCATCTGACCCGCACCGCCCGGATCCCCGGCGAGGGCACGTATCTGCTGCGGGCCTGCCCGGTGGAGCACGGGGTGGTGCTGGTCAGCGCGGCGCCGCTGGCGGACGTGCAGGCGACCACGCGGCGGCTGATCACGGTGCAGGTGGTGACGTTCGCGGCGGCGCTCCTCGCGCTGGTGGTGGCCGGGCGTGCGGTGCTGCGGCGCGGGCTGAAGCCGCTGAGCGACCTGGCGGCCACCGCGCACGACATCACCTCGCACGATCTGACCGACTCCGGGCGGCTGCCGGTGCGCGCCGACGGCCGCAGCGGGGCCCCGGAGATCGAGGAGCTGCGCTCGGCGTTCAACACCATGCTGGAGCACATCGACGGCTCGCTCGCGGTCCGCGCGGAGGCCGAGCGGCGGCTGCGGCGGTTCGTCGCGGACGCCTCGCACGAGCTGCGCACCCCGCTGATGTCGGTGCGCGGGTACGCGGACCTGTTCCAGTACGCGCCCGCCCACTCCCCCGAGGAACGGGACCGGCACCTGGCCCGGCTGCGCGCCGAGGCGGCCCGGATGGGCGTACTCCTGGACGATCTGCTGCTGCTCGCCCGGCTGGACGCGGCGGAGGTGGAGGCGCCGCTGCGGGTGGAGGAGACCGATCTGGTGGAGCTGGTGCGGCGGGCGGCGGACGCGTTCCGCGCGAGCCACCCGGACCGTCCGCTGACCGTGACGGCGGGACCGGGCGAGCTGCGGCTGCGGCTCGACCCGGGCCGGATCCGGCAGGTGGTGGACAATCTGCTGACCAACGCGGCGGTGCACACCCCGCCCGGTACGGAGGTGTCGGTCGGGGTGTCGGTGGAGACACCGCGCCCGGCGAAGACGCCGGTACCGGCGCCCCGTCAGGCACCGCACCCGGCGCCCGCACGGACACCGGCCGACGCGCCCGGCGGGCACGGCGTCACCGGCACCGCCCCCGGTCCCGTTACCGCGCCCGCCGGTCCCGGCACCGCCGTCGTCCGGGTCACCGACGCCGGTCCCGGGATACCGGCCGCCGACCGGGGGCGGATCTTCGACCGGTTCTACCGTGTCGACAAGGCCCGCAGCCGCGACCGCGGCGGCAGCGGGCTGGGGCTCGCGGTCGTCCGGTCCCTGGTCGAGGCGCACGGCGGCACCGTCGACGTGACGGGCGGCCCCGGGGCGACCACGTTCACGCTCAGGATTCCGTTGACCGCCTAG
- a CDS encoding TIGR02452 family protein — translation MSARLRDLARQTQEIVERGGYRAPGGREVPLAAAVEAARAGTRMYGPGAVRLAEGASGASGEGSRAPVAVEVTGESSLEAARRLVGGAGSAEAAAPPVDVAADGLVAGAAADAQPADGSVAVLNFASARNPGGGFLNGAQAQEEALCRSSALYACLREVRAFYDHHREHRDPLYTDRVVHAPGVPVFRDDDGRLLDEPYRVAFLTAAAPNAGVLLSRAPERAAELPRALAVRAERVLEVAALHGHRRLVLGAWGCGVFRNDPAQVAAAFRGHLADGGRFADRFDRVVFAVLDRTKGATVRGAFARTFG, via the coding sequence GTGAGCGCCCGCCTGCGCGACCTCGCGCGGCAGACGCAGGAGATCGTGGAGCGGGGCGGGTACCGGGCCCCCGGGGGCCGCGAGGTGCCGCTCGCCGCGGCGGTCGAGGCCGCGCGGGCGGGGACGCGGATGTACGGGCCGGGGGCGGTGCGGCTCGCCGAAGGGGCCTCGGGGGCCTCGGGGGAGGGGTCGCGGGCGCCGGTGGCCGTGGAGGTCACGGGGGAGAGCAGTCTGGAGGCGGCGCGGCGGCTGGTGGGGGGTGCGGGTTCCGCCGAGGCCGCCGCCCCGCCCGTCGATGTCGCTGCCGATGGCTTGGTCGCCGGTGCCGCCGCTGATGCCCAGCCCGCCGATGGCTCGGTCGCCGTGCTGAACTTCGCCTCGGCCCGGAATCCGGGCGGCGGCTTCCTCAACGGCGCCCAGGCGCAGGAGGAGGCGCTGTGCCGCTCGTCGGCGCTGTACGCCTGCCTGCGCGAGGTCCGCGCGTTCTACGACCACCACCGGGAGCACCGCGACCCGCTCTACACCGACCGGGTCGTCCACGCGCCCGGGGTCCCCGTCTTCCGTGACGACGACGGCCGGCTGCTCGACGAGCCGTACCGGGTCGCGTTCCTCACCGCGGCGGCGCCCAACGCGGGCGTGCTGCTGAGCCGTGCGCCGGAGCGCGCCGCCGAGCTGCCGCGCGCCCTTGCGGTCCGGGCCGAGCGGGTCCTGGAGGTCGCCGCCCTGCACGGACACCGGCGGCTGGTCCTGGGCGCCTGGGGATGCGGGGTGTTCCGCAACGACCCGGCTCAGGTGGCCGCCGCGTTCCGGGGCCACCTGGCGGACGGCGGCCGGTTCGCGGACCGCTTCGACCGGGTCGTCTTCGCGGTCCTGGACCGTACGAAGGGGGCGACGGTGCGCGGCGCGTTCGCGCGCACGTTCGGTTAG
- the egtC gene encoding ergothioneine biosynthesis protein EgtC: MCRHVAYLGPPEPLGALLVAPPHALYRQSWAPRRQRYGTVNADGFGVGWYADGDPVPARYRRAGPIWADLSFADLARVVRSGAVLAAVRDATLSGADAEAAAAPFAGDRWLFSHNGAVTGWPGSLAALARTLPAEEVLALAARNDSALVWALALNRLRGGDEPGQALADTVLDVAAAAPGSRLNLLLTDGDTIAATAWGDTLWYLTEPGRRTVVASEPYDDDPRWREVPDRTLLAASRTEVLLTPLKEPEPDHPVPPAPTAPPKEPRT, encoded by the coding sequence ATGTGCCGGCACGTGGCGTACCTCGGTCCGCCCGAGCCGCTGGGCGCGCTGCTCGTGGCGCCGCCGCACGCGCTGTACCGGCAGTCGTGGGCGCCCCGCCGGCAGCGGTACGGGACGGTGAACGCCGACGGCTTCGGCGTCGGCTGGTACGCCGACGGCGACCCGGTGCCCGCCCGCTACCGGCGGGCCGGGCCGATCTGGGCCGACCTGTCGTTCGCGGACCTGGCACGGGTGGTGCGCTCGGGCGCGGTGCTCGCCGCCGTCCGGGACGCCACGCTGTCGGGCGCGGACGCGGAGGCCGCGGCGGCCCCGTTCGCCGGTGACCGGTGGCTGTTCAGCCACAACGGCGCCGTCACCGGCTGGCCCGGCTCCCTCGCGGCGCTCGCGCGCACCCTGCCGGCCGAGGAGGTGCTCGCCCTGGCGGCGCGCAACGACTCCGCGCTGGTCTGGGCGCTCGCGCTCAACCGGCTGCGCGGCGGCGACGAGCCCGGCCAGGCGCTGGCCGACACGGTCCTCGACGTCGCCGCGGCCGCCCCCGGCTCCCGGCTCAACCTGCTGCTCACCGACGGCGACACGATCGCCGCCACCGCCTGGGGCGACACGCTCTGGTACCTGACCGAACCCGGCCGGCGCACGGTCGTCGCCTCCGAGCCCTACGACGACGACCCGCGCTGGCGCGAGGTTCCCGACCGCACCCTGCTCGCCGCGAGCCGCACCGAGGTCCTGCTCACTCCCCTCAAGGAGCCCGAGCCCGACCACCCGGTGCCGCCCGCGCCCACCGCACCACCGAAGGAGCCCCGCACGTGA
- the egtB gene encoding ergothioneine biosynthesis protein EgtB: protein MTESTSPTPPTDTDPEALRNRALDALTTARERTALLTECVEEPDLLAQHSPLMSPLVWDLAHIGNQEELWLLRAVAGREAMRPEIDGLYDAFEHPRAERPSLPLLPPEEARRYAAEVRGRALDVLESTAFRGDRALTEAGFAFGMIAQHEQQHDETMLITHQLRRGPQALTAPDPAPVPPYDGPAEVLVPGGPFTMGTSTEPWSLDNERPAHRRQVAAFHIDTVPVTNAAYQRFMAAGGYDDERWWHPAGWAHIRAHSIGAPQFWRREGGQWLRRRFGVTEVVPPDEPVLHVSWYEADAYARWAGRRLPTEAEWEKAARFDAATGRSRRYPWGDADPGPAHANLGQRHLRPAPAGSYPEGESPLGVRQLIGDVWEWTSSDFAPYPGFSAFPYKEYSEVFFGPEYKVLRGGSFAVDQVACRGTFRNWDYPIRRQIFSGFRTARDAGPEAV, encoded by the coding sequence ATGACCGAGTCCACCTCCCCGACACCCCCCACGGACACCGACCCCGAGGCGCTGCGGAACCGCGCGCTGGACGCGCTGACCACCGCACGGGAGCGCACCGCGCTGCTCACCGAGTGCGTCGAGGAACCCGATCTGCTCGCCCAGCACTCGCCGCTGATGTCCCCGCTGGTGTGGGATCTGGCGCACATAGGCAACCAGGAGGAGCTCTGGCTGCTGCGCGCGGTGGCCGGGCGCGAGGCGATGCGGCCGGAGATCGACGGGCTGTACGACGCGTTCGAGCACCCGCGCGCCGAACGGCCCTCGCTGCCGCTGCTGCCGCCCGAGGAGGCCCGTCGCTACGCCGCCGAGGTGCGCGGCCGGGCGCTGGACGTGCTGGAGTCCACCGCCTTCCGAGGCGACCGGGCGCTGACCGAGGCGGGCTTCGCCTTCGGCATGATCGCCCAGCACGAGCAGCAGCACGACGAGACCATGCTCATCACCCACCAGCTGCGCCGGGGCCCGCAGGCGCTCACCGCCCCGGATCCGGCGCCCGTGCCGCCGTACGACGGTCCGGCCGAAGTCCTGGTCCCCGGCGGCCCGTTCACCATGGGGACGTCCACCGAGCCCTGGTCGCTGGACAACGAACGGCCCGCGCACCGGCGCCAGGTGGCCGCCTTCCACATCGACACCGTGCCCGTCACCAACGCCGCCTACCAGCGGTTCATGGCGGCCGGCGGCTACGACGACGAGCGCTGGTGGCACCCGGCGGGCTGGGCGCACATCCGCGCCCACTCCATCGGGGCGCCGCAGTTCTGGCGCCGCGAGGGCGGACAGTGGCTGCGGCGGCGGTTCGGCGTCACGGAGGTCGTACCGCCGGACGAGCCGGTGCTGCACGTGAGCTGGTACGAGGCGGACGCCTACGCCCGCTGGGCCGGGCGTCGGCTGCCGACCGAGGCCGAGTGGGAGAAGGCCGCCCGCTTCGATGCGGCCACCGGTCGCTCCCGGCGTTACCCGTGGGGCGACGCCGACCCCGGTCCGGCCCACGCCAACCTCGGCCAGCGCCATCTGCGCCCGGCCCCGGCCGGCAGCTACCCGGAGGGCGAATCACCTCTGGGCGTACGGCAGTTGATCGGCGACGTCTGGGAGTGGACGTCGAGCGACTTCGCGCCGTACCCGGGCTTTAGCGCGTTTCCGTACAAGGAGTACTCGGAGGTGTTCTTCGGCCCCGAGTACAAGGTGCTGCGCGGCGGTTCGTTCGCCGTGGACCAGGTGGCCTGCCGGGGCACCTTCCGCAACTGGGACTATCCGATCCGGCGGCAGATCTTCTCCGGCTTCCGCACCGCGCGGGACGCCGGGCCGGAGGCCGTCTGA
- the egtD gene encoding L-histidine N(alpha)-methyltransferase translates to MSPFLLTRTLPEGATDTALRTDVRRGLTSTPKWLPPKWFYDAHGSELFEKITELPEYYPTRAEREILMARSGEIAAASGARTLVELGSGSSEKTRHLLDALTELRTYVPVDVSDSALRQAGRALAEEYPGLDVHALLADFTASLTLPDTPGPRLVAFLGGTIGNLIPEERAAFLASVRALLSPGDALLLGTDLVKDESVLVAAYDDAAGVTAAFDKNVLNVVNRELGGDFDPDAFDHVALWDAEREWIEMRLRSRTAQTVKIRALGLAVDFAAGEELRTEVSAKFREDGVRGELAAAGLELGHWWTDSGGRFALSLSTVR, encoded by the coding sequence GTGAGCCCGTTCCTTCTCACCCGCACCCTCCCCGAGGGCGCCACCGACACCGCGCTCCGCACCGACGTGCGGCGCGGCCTCACCAGTACCCCCAAGTGGCTGCCGCCGAAGTGGTTCTACGACGCCCACGGCAGCGAACTGTTCGAGAAGATCACCGAACTGCCCGAGTACTACCCGACGCGCGCCGAGCGGGAGATCCTGATGGCCCGCTCGGGCGAGATCGCCGCGGCGTCCGGTGCGCGCACCCTCGTCGAACTCGGCTCCGGCTCCTCGGAGAAGACCCGGCACCTGCTGGACGCCCTGACCGAGCTGCGCACCTACGTGCCCGTCGACGTCAGCGACAGCGCCCTGCGCCAGGCGGGCCGGGCGCTGGCCGAGGAGTACCCGGGGCTCGACGTGCACGCGCTGCTCGCCGACTTCACCGCCTCCCTCACCCTGCCGGACACTCCCGGGCCCCGGCTCGTGGCGTTTCTCGGCGGCACCATCGGCAACCTGATCCCCGAGGAGCGGGCGGCGTTCCTCGCCTCCGTACGGGCGCTGCTGTCCCCCGGGGACGCGCTGCTGCTCGGCACGGACCTCGTCAAGGACGAGTCGGTGCTCGTCGCCGCGTACGACGACGCGGCGGGAGTGACGGCCGCGTTCGACAAGAACGTCCTGAACGTCGTCAACCGTGAACTGGGCGGCGACTTCGATCCCGACGCGTTCGACCACGTCGCCCTGTGGGACGCCGAACGCGAGTGGATCGAGATGCGGCTGCGGTCGCGCACCGCCCAGACCGTGAAGATCCGCGCGCTCGGACTGGCCGTCGACTTCGCGGCGGGCGAGGAACTCCGTACGGAGGTCTCGGCGAAGTTCCGCGAGGACGGGGTACGCGGGGAGTTGGCCGCGGCCGGGCTGGAGCTCGGCCACTGGTGGACGGACAGCGGCGGGAGGTTCGCGCTCTCGCTCAGCACGGTCCGCTGA
- the egtA gene encoding ergothioneine biosynthesis glutamate--cysteine ligase EgtA → MSDAVSDCSDGAEDRTALTEAEVEALVRGICFKTGPPRRLGVELEWLVHEPLRPRLPVPPERLDAAYAALRTVPLRSALTVEPGGQLELSSAPAASLMECVRSVSADLDTVRAVLRADGLGLYGCGHEPWNPPVRYLRQPRYDAMEACLDRTGPEGRAMMCSSASVQVCLDAGYEEPGPLGHGRRWWLAHTLGAVLVAAFAHSPVARGRPTGWRSTRQYLWTSMDPGRSGAPLLGRDPRGAWAERVLDAPVMCVRRDDGPWQVPEGLTFREWTRSADGPTRADLEYHLTTLFPPVRPRGHLELRMIDAQPGEDGWIVPLAVTTALFDDPEAAETAYRTVKPLAERADGRTAPRNPLWTTAAREGLADPELREAAAVCFAAAAEALPRLGADDAVRAAVADFTDRYVARGRCPADDLLAHHHGKEPRT, encoded by the coding sequence ATGTCCGATGCGGTGAGCGACTGTAGTGACGGTGCGGAGGATCGCACCGCGCTCACCGAGGCGGAGGTGGAGGCGCTGGTCCGAGGCATCTGCTTCAAGACCGGCCCGCCCCGTCGTCTCGGTGTCGAACTGGAATGGCTCGTCCATGAGCCGCTGCGACCGCGGCTGCCCGTACCACCCGAACGTCTCGACGCGGCCTATGCCGCGCTGCGGACCGTGCCCCTGCGTTCGGCGCTCACCGTCGAACCCGGCGGCCAGCTGGAGCTGAGTTCCGCTCCCGCCGCCTCCCTGATGGAGTGCGTACGGTCCGTCTCCGCCGATCTCGACACGGTCCGCGCCGTCCTGCGCGCGGACGGCCTCGGCCTGTACGGCTGCGGTCACGAGCCGTGGAATCCCCCCGTCCGCTACCTCCGGCAGCCGCGCTACGACGCCATGGAGGCCTGTCTGGACCGCACCGGTCCCGAGGGCCGGGCCATGATGTGCTCCTCCGCCTCCGTCCAGGTGTGCCTGGACGCCGGGTACGAGGAGCCGGGCCCGCTCGGCCACGGCAGGCGCTGGTGGCTGGCGCACACCCTGGGCGCGGTGCTGGTCGCCGCGTTCGCGCACTCCCCCGTGGCCCGCGGCCGTCCCACGGGCTGGCGTTCGACCCGGCAGTACCTGTGGACCTCGATGGACCCGGGGCGCAGCGGCGCCCCGCTTCTCGGCCGCGATCCCCGGGGCGCGTGGGCCGAACGGGTGCTGGACGCGCCCGTGATGTGCGTGCGCCGGGACGACGGTCCCTGGCAGGTGCCCGAGGGGCTGACCTTCCGGGAGTGGACCCGGTCGGCCGACGGCCCGACCCGGGCCGATCTGGAGTACCACCTCACCACGCTGTTCCCGCCGGTGCGGCCGCGCGGTCATCTGGAGCTGCGGATGATCGACGCCCAGCCCGGCGAGGACGGCTGGATCGTGCCGCTGGCGGTGACGACCGCCCTGTTCGACGACCCGGAGGCCGCCGAGACCGCGTACCGCACGGTCAAGCCCCTCGCGGAGCGGGCGGACGGGCGCACGGCCCCGCGCAATCCGCTGTGGACGACGGCGGCCCGTGAGGGCCTCGCCGATCCGGAGCTGCGCGAGGCCGCCGCCGTCTGCTTCGCCGCCGCCGCCGAGGCCCTGCCCCGGCTCGGCGCCGACGACGCCGTACGGGCGGCCGTCGCCGACTTCACCGACCGTTACGTGGCCCGGGGCCGCTGCCCCGCCGACGACCTGCTCGCGCACCACCACGGGAAGGAACCGCGCACATGA
- a CDS encoding dodecin produces MSDNVYRVTEIVGSSTEGIDDAIRKGVSRASRTLRNLDWFEVTQVRGHIENGEIEHYQVGLKVGFRLDDEG; encoded by the coding sequence ATGTCCGACAACGTGTACCGGGTGACCGAGATCGTCGGCAGCTCGACGGAGGGGATCGACGACGCGATCCGCAAGGGGGTTTCGCGGGCGTCCCGGACGCTGCGGAACCTGGACTGGTTCGAGGTGACCCAGGTCCGGGGCCATATCGAGAACGGGGAGATCGAGCACTACCAGGTGGGTCTCAAGGTGGGGTTCCGGCTGGACGACGAGGGCTGA
- a CDS encoding response regulator transcription factor — translation MNPVRLLVVDDDPPIADLVATVARYEGWEAVTAYSGEEALRRAAAFRPDIVVLDLMLPGVDGFGVLDRLRGAGMSVPVVFLTARDGVADRVAGLTRGGDDYLVKPFAVEELMARLRTVLRRSAGPGGARAVLRVADLTMDEDTREVRRGDHLLALTPTEYDVLRCLLRKSPAVLTKAQILDDVWQYGFGGRSNVVELVVSRLRRKLEATDGGAVPLIHTVRGVGYVARRAAE, via the coding sequence GTGAACCCCGTTCGGCTGCTCGTCGTGGACGACGATCCCCCCATCGCCGATCTCGTGGCCACCGTCGCCCGTTACGAGGGCTGGGAGGCGGTCACGGCGTACTCCGGTGAGGAGGCGCTCAGACGTGCCGCCGCGTTCCGGCCGGACATCGTCGTGCTCGACCTGATGCTCCCCGGCGTCGACGGCTTCGGCGTGCTCGACCGGCTGCGCGGCGCCGGCATGTCCGTCCCCGTCGTGTTCCTCACCGCCCGCGACGGCGTCGCCGACCGCGTCGCCGGGCTCACCCGGGGCGGCGACGACTACCTGGTCAAGCCGTTCGCCGTGGAGGAGCTGATGGCCCGGCTCCGCACGGTGCTGCGCCGCAGCGCCGGGCCCGGCGGCGCGCGCGCCGTGCTGCGGGTCGCGGACCTGACGATGGACGAGGACACCCGCGAGGTCCGCCGCGGCGACCATCTGCTCGCGCTCACCCCGACCGAGTACGACGTACTGCGCTGTCTGCTGCGCAAGTCGCCCGCCGTGCTGACCAAGGCGCAGATCCTGGACGACGTCTGGCAGTACGGCTTCGGCGGCCGGTCCAACGTGGTGGAACTGGTCGTCAGCCGGCTGCGCCGCAAGCTGGAGGCGACCGACGGCGGCGCGGTGCCGCTGATCCACACCGTGCGCGGGGTCGGCTACGTGGCCCGGCGGGCCGCCGAGTGA
- a CDS encoding DUF2231 domain-containing protein translates to MSDQSPPQAKRPVSAPLAGPYGHPFHPILVTVPIGAWVTSLVFDIASHVVDRPGFLTQASEWLIAVGVIGALLAAVVGFLDLFAIPTATPAFRTALLHMTLNLLVTAAYVVNFLWRHADYTDGGSVGIGRLVLSAISVAALGVSGFLGGKLAYRYGVRVADEHTQAEGYTTGGRPRNARPAA, encoded by the coding sequence ATGTCCGATCAGTCTCCCCCGCAGGCGAAGCGTCCGGTCAGCGCCCCGCTCGCCGGCCCGTACGGCCATCCGTTCCACCCGATCCTGGTGACCGTGCCGATCGGTGCCTGGGTGACCAGCCTGGTGTTCGACATCGCCTCGCACGTCGTCGACCGGCCGGGCTTCCTGACCCAGGCCTCGGAGTGGCTGATCGCCGTCGGCGTGATCGGCGCGCTGCTCGCGGCCGTGGTCGGGTTCCTCGACCTGTTCGCGATCCCGACGGCCACCCCGGCCTTCCGCACCGCCCTGCTCCACATGACGCTGAACCTGCTGGTGACCGCCGCCTATGTCGTCAACTTCCTGTGGCGGCACGCCGACTACACCGACGGGGGAAGCGTGGGCATCGGCAGGCTGGTGCTGTCCGCGATCAGCGTGGCGGCGCTCGGTGTCTCGGGGTTCCTGGGCGGCAAGCTCGCCTACCGGTACGGCGTCCGCGTCGCCGACGAGCACACCCAGGCCGAGGGGTACACCACCGGCGGCCGCCCGCGGAACGCGCGCCCCGCCGCCTGA
- a CDS encoding helix-turn-helix transcriptional regulator, producing MAYESSSRADAADRAIDSVSALSEDSRRRMFLFIRRAGHAVTRDEAAASAGISSKLAAFHLDKLVDAGLLRARYEAPGGIRKVGRRPKVYEPTDAQITVNIPDRRHELLADLLLDAVLTEGADENAAQAAVRSAERRGRHMGRSAREETRPGRLGPERGLTACERLLDEYGYEPVRETPTRLRLRNCPFHPLASRAPDLVCGMNQAFLSGCLSGLEVNGVRAVLAPEPGECCVRLTPGDTEDEDRTAREERAAPEDRTAEDG from the coding sequence GTGGCTTACGAATCCTCCTCACGGGCCGACGCGGCCGACCGCGCCATCGACTCCGTCAGCGCGCTGAGCGAGGACTCGCGGCGGCGCATGTTCCTCTTCATCCGCCGCGCCGGTCACGCCGTCACCCGCGACGAGGCCGCCGCGAGCGCCGGGATATCCAGCAAGCTCGCCGCCTTCCACCTCGACAAGCTCGTCGACGCCGGCCTCCTCCGGGCCCGCTACGAGGCACCGGGCGGCATCCGCAAGGTCGGCAGGCGGCCCAAGGTGTACGAGCCCACCGACGCGCAGATCACCGTGAACATCCCCGACCGGCGCCACGAGCTCCTGGCGGACCTCCTCCTGGACGCCGTCCTGACCGAGGGTGCCGACGAGAACGCCGCGCAGGCGGCCGTGCGCAGCGCGGAACGACGCGGCCGGCACATGGGCCGCAGCGCGCGGGAGGAGACCCGCCCGGGACGGCTGGGCCCCGAGCGCGGACTGACCGCGTGCGAGCGCCTGCTGGACGAGTACGGCTACGAACCCGTCCGGGAGACCCCCACCCGGCTCCGGCTGCGCAACTGCCCCTTCCACCCGCTGGCGAGCAGGGCGCCCGACCTGGTGTGCGGCATGAACCAGGCCTTCCTCTCCGGCTGCCTGAGCGGGCTGGAGGTCAACGGGGTGCGGGCCGTCCTGGCTCCCGAGCCCGGGGAGTGCTGCGTGCGGCTCACCCCGGGCGACACCGAGGACGAGGACCGGACGGCCCGTGAGGAGCGGGCGGCTCCCGAGGACCGGACGGCCGAGGACGGCTGA
- a CDS encoding carbohydrate-binding protein: MARRHVGAGCAVLTVLGSLVLANPSQATATASSVPPADGPSAARTLGADRPSAEVLHALRRDLGLTAAQARQRLTNEAEAGTRAGRLHNALGTRFAGAWVHGKTSAGLTVATTDKADVAAIEAGGADAKVVKVALADLRSVKTKLDKAAAVTKGRQTPVRYVDIRNNRVTVQATSRAAADALVKAAKVDRTRVAVKVSKDQPRALYDITGGDAYYINDEARCSVGFSVTKGEQQGFVSAGHCGSKGDTTTGYNQVAQGTFQDSVFPGHDYSWVATNDDWTATPHVKGEGGADVTVSGSVEALVGASVCRSGSTTGWHCGTIEEHDTSVTYPEGTVDGVTRTTVCAEPGDSGGPYVSGSQAQGVTSGGSGDCTSGGTTYYQPVNPALSAFGLTLTTDTATTETPGTTPEPQSGTWAAGAVYDVGAKVTYGGVTYVCLQPHQAQGAWQPATTPALWQKV, encoded by the coding sequence ATGGCCCGTAGACACGTCGGCGCAGGCTGTGCCGTCCTGACCGTGCTCGGTTCGCTCGTGCTGGCGAACCCGTCCCAGGCGACGGCCACCGCCTCGTCCGTGCCGCCCGCCGACGGCCCCTCGGCGGCCCGGACGCTCGGCGCCGACCGGCCCTCGGCCGAGGTCCTGCACGCGCTCCGGCGCGACCTGGGGCTGACCGCGGCCCAGGCCCGGCAGCGGCTGACGAACGAGGCGGAGGCCGGCACCCGGGCGGGCCGGCTGCACAACGCGCTCGGCACCCGCTTCGCCGGTGCGTGGGTGCACGGGAAGACGTCGGCCGGGCTGACCGTCGCCACCACGGACAAGGCGGACGTCGCCGCCATCGAGGCGGGCGGCGCCGACGCCAAGGTCGTCAAGGTGGCCCTGGCCGACCTGCGGAGCGTGAAGACGAAGCTGGACAAGGCGGCCGCCGTCACGAAGGGGCGGCAGACCCCGGTGCGGTACGTCGACATCCGCAACAACCGGGTGACCGTGCAGGCCACCAGCAGGGCCGCGGCGGACGCGCTGGTGAAGGCCGCCAAGGTGGACCGGACGCGGGTCGCGGTGAAGGTGTCCAAGGACCAGCCGCGCGCGCTGTACGACATCACGGGCGGCGACGCGTACTACATCAACGACGAGGCCCGCTGCTCCGTCGGGTTCTCCGTCACCAAGGGCGAACAGCAGGGTTTCGTCTCCGCCGGGCACTGCGGCAGCAAGGGCGACACGACCACCGGGTACAACCAGGTGGCCCAGGGCACCTTCCAGGACTCGGTGTTCCCCGGCCACGACTACTCGTGGGTCGCCACCAACGACGACTGGACGGCCACCCCGCACGTCAAGGGCGAGGGCGGCGCGGACGTGACGGTGTCCGGCTCGGTGGAGGCGCTGGTGGGCGCCTCGGTCTGCCGCTCGGGCTCCACCACGGGCTGGCACTGCGGCACCATCGAGGAGCACGACACGAGCGTGACCTACCCGGAGGGCACCGTCGACGGGGTGACCCGGACGACGGTGTGCGCCGAACCCGGCGACTCCGGCGGCCCGTACGTCTCCGGCAGCCAGGCGCAGGGTGTCACCTCCGGCGGCTCCGGTGACTGCACCAGCGGCGGGACGACGTACTACCAGCCGGTCAACCCGGCGCTGAGCGCCTTCGGTCTGACGCTCACCACCGACACGGCCACCACCGAGACGCCGGGCACCACACCGGAGCCGCAGTCCGGCACCTGGGCGGCGGGCGCGGTGTACGACGTGGGCGCGAAGGTGACGTACGGCGGTGTCACCTATGTGTGCCTTCAGCCGCACCAGGCGCAGGGCGCGTGGCAGCCGGCCACGACGCCGGCGCTGTGGCAGAAGGTCTGA